The genomic DNA CGGCGGGTCTGCCTGCGGTAGGTGTCGCCATCCCACGGTTTGATCTCGAACATCGCGGCGCAATTTCCTTGTACGGCATCAAAAGAGTCACGCATTATCGCCTGCCCGGTCGATTTAGCTATGCTGGGGCTCATTTTGTATCGCTACCGACTCGCCGGGCGAGGAACAAAGTCCATGGCGATAGTGCAAGGATCGTGCGATCTTTCGGTGTGGACGTTTTTTTCAAGATGCCGTCGTTGTGTGCATGGCATCGTTTTCAAGGAAAGCTGAATGACTCAAAGACATGTAATCAACGCCTCGGTCAGCCCCAAGGGCAGCCTGGAAACCTTGTCCCAGCGCGAAGTCCAACAACTGAGCGAAGCCGGTTCCGGCAGCATCTACGACCTCTTCCGCCAGTGCGCCCTGGCCATCCTCAATACCGGCGCCCATGTCGATAACGCCAAGACCATCCTGGAAGCCTACAAGGACTTCGAGATCCGCATTCACCAGCAGGACCGCGGTGTACGCCTGGAGCTGCTGAACGCGCCAGCCGATGCGTTCGTCGACGGCGAAATGATCGCCAGCACCCGAGAAATGCTCTTCAGCGCCCTGCGCGACATCGTCTACACCGAGAACGAACTGGACAGCCAGCGCATCGACCTCAGCTCGTCCCAGGGCATCAGCGACTACGTGTTCCACCTGCTGCGCAACGCCCGTACCCTGCGCCCTGGCGTGGAGCCGAAAATCGTCGTGTGCTGGGGCGGTCACTCGATCAACACCGAAGAATACAAATACACCAAGAAGGTCGGCCACGAACTGGGCCTGCGCAGCCTCGACATCTGCACCGGTTGCGGCCCAGGCGTGATGAAAGGCCCGATGAAAGGCGCCACCATTGCCCACGCCAAGCAGCGCATCCATGGCGGCCGTTACCTGGGACTGACGGAGCCGGGCATCATCGCCGCCGAAGCGCCAAACCCGATCGTCAATGAGCTGGTGATCCTGCCGGACATCGAGAAACGCCTGGAGGCCTTCGTGCGTGTCGGCCACGGCATCATTATCTTCCCGGGTGGCGCCGGTACGGCGGAAGAGTTCCTCTACCTGCTGGGCATCCTGATGCATCCGGCCAACCAGGACCTGCCCTTCCCGGTTGTTCTCACCGGGCCGAAAAGCGCCGCGCCGTACCTCGACCAGTTGCATGCGTTTGTCGGTGCGACCCTGGGCGAAGCAGCGCAGAAGCACTATCAGATCATCATCGACGACCCGGCCGAAGTGGCACGGCAGATGACCCAGGGGCTCAAGGAGGTCAAGCAGTTCCGCCGCGAACGCAACGACGCCTTCCACTTCAACTGGCTGCTGAAGATCGACGAGGGCTTCCAGCGCCCGTTCGACCCGACTCACGCCAACATGGCCAGCCTGGGCCTGAGCCGCGACCTGCCCGCCCACGAACTGGCGGCCAACCTGCGCCGGGCGTTCTCGGGGATCGTGGCCGGTAACGTCAAGGACAAGGGCATCCGCCTGATCGAAGAGCACGGCCCTTACGAGATCCACGGCGACGCCGCCATCATGGAACCCCTCGACCGCCTGCTCCAGGCCTTCGTCGCCCAACACCGCATGAAACTGCCGGGCGGCGCGGCGTATGTGCCGTGCTATCGCGTGGTGACCTGACCTATCTGAGGGCCACAAATCCAATGTGGGAGCGAGCTTGCTCGCGATGGCGGTGGCACATTCAGCATTGATGCAGGCTGAACCACCGCTATCGCGAGCGAGCTCGCTCCCACAGGGGATTTGCGGTGGCTACAGAATTCGCATCAAGCCGGCGCCATCCACTTCAAGGCCCAGTCCACGGTAATCCTTGATCTGCGGATGACGGCTGACCACCGGGTGCGTGTGCGTTGCCGTTACCACCATCACGTCAGCCCCGGCAGCCTCGCCTGCCCGGATTCCGGCCTCGGCGTCTTCAAACACCAGGCAGTCCTGGGGCGCCACTTGCAGGCGCTCGGCGGCCAGGCGATAGCAGGTGGGGTTGGGCTTGCCGTCGCTCACATCCTCGGCGGTGACCATCACACCGGGACGGGGGATCCCCGCCGCTTCCATCCGGCGCAAGGCCAACGCCATGGGCGCCGAGGTGACGATTGCCCAACGCTCTGGCGGCAGGCTTTCCAGGAAAGCCAGCGCACCGGGCACTTGCACCACCCCTTCGACGTCTTCGATTTCTTCGCGGGTAATCTGCTCGGCTTCCGCTTGGGCATCCACCCCCGACAGGTGCTGGCGGGCGATGGTGTCGATGGCGCGCACGCCATGGATGGTCGGCAGGAACGTCGCCACGTCCACGCCATGGCGCAGGGCCCAGCGCGTCCAGATCCGCTCGGCGGCGGCGATGGAATTGAGCAGGGTGCCATCCATGTCGAACAGGAAGGCGCGGTAGGCGATGTGAGTGGGGAGACTGGCAGGCATCGGATCCTCGGTGGCGGCGTGGCGGGTGATGGCCACTGTAACATCGCCAGGCACCGAACCTGTGGGAGCGAGCTTGCTCGCGATAGCGTCGGCACATTCAGCATCAATGCAAGCTGACCCACCGCTATCGCGAGCAAGCTCGCTCCCACAGGGTTTAGTGGTGGGTCGGTTACACCAGGCGCTCGATCGGCTGATGCTGCCAGACCAGCTTGTAGTACAGCGTCTGCAACAGCAGCATGCTCAAGTAAGCCACCGGGAACGCCATCCATACCCCTTGCAACCCGAAGTGCGCGTCCAGCAGATACGCGGCCGGCACTTGCACGGCGACGATGCAGAAAATCGAGATGACGACCGGCACCAGCACCGTGCCGCTGGCACGCATGATGCCGCCGACGATCGCCTGGAAGCCGAACACCAGCAAGCTCCAGAGCATGATATGCAGCAAGTGTTCGGCCTGGATCCGGGCCGCCGGGGCGGTGATGAACAACCCCAGCAGCCAGTGGGACAACAGATAGCCCAGCAGAACCAGCCCACCGGTGAGCCAGAGATTGATCGCGAGCCCCGTGCGCAGGATCGGCCCCAGGCGCTCCAGGCGGCCGGCACCGATGGCCTGGGCGCCGAGGATCGAGGCGGTGATGGCAATCGACAGCGCCGGAAACTGCACGTAATTGACGATCTGCGTCACCGCGCCGTAGGCCGCCGTAGCCTCGGAGCCATGGCGATTGACCAGTGCCAGGATCACCAACTCCGACAACGAGATCACCACCATCTGCAACCCCGTGGGCAGGCCAATGCGCAGCACCTTGCCAAGAATTTCCCGGTCCAGGCGCATCGCCGCGAACAACGCGCGGTCCGGCGCCAGGGCATGCTGGCGGCGACTCAGGCGCCATGCCAGCATCAGCATCGCCGACGTCGTCCCCGCCAGCCCCGCCCATGCCGCGCTCTGGATGCCCATCTGCGGCAACCCCAGCCAGCC from Pseudomonas beijingensis includes the following:
- the ppnN gene encoding nucleotide 5'-monophosphate nucleosidase PpnN, coding for MTQRHVINASVSPKGSLETLSQREVQQLSEAGSGSIYDLFRQCALAILNTGAHVDNAKTILEAYKDFEIRIHQQDRGVRLELLNAPADAFVDGEMIASTREMLFSALRDIVYTENELDSQRIDLSSSQGISDYVFHLLRNARTLRPGVEPKIVVCWGGHSINTEEYKYTKKVGHELGLRSLDICTGCGPGVMKGPMKGATIAHAKQRIHGGRYLGLTEPGIIAAEAPNPIVNELVILPDIEKRLEAFVRVGHGIIIFPGGAGTAEEFLYLLGILMHPANQDLPFPVVLTGPKSAAPYLDQLHAFVGATLGEAAQKHYQIIIDDPAEVARQMTQGLKEVKQFRRERNDAFHFNWLLKIDEGFQRPFDPTHANMASLGLSRDLPAHELAANLRRAFSGIVAGNVKDKGIRLIEEHGPYEIHGDAAIMEPLDRLLQAFVAQHRMKLPGGAAYVPCYRVVT
- a CDS encoding HAD family hydrolase, with translation MPASLPTHIAYRAFLFDMDGTLLNSIAAAERIWTRWALRHGVDVATFLPTIHGVRAIDTIARQHLSGVDAQAEAEQITREEIEDVEGVVQVPGALAFLESLPPERWAIVTSAPMALALRRMEAAGIPRPGVMVTAEDVSDGKPNPTCYRLAAERLQVAPQDCLVFEDAEAGIRAGEAAGADVMVVTATHTHPVVSRHPQIKDYRGLGLEVDGAGLMRIL
- a CDS encoding MATE family efflux transporter, producing the protein MPTQPLWKTYLLFLIPMVLSNFLQSMSGTFNSIYIGQMLGTQALASVSGMFPIVFFFIALVIGLGAGAGVLIGQAYGAGETGTVKAIAGSTLLLGAIIGLMAAVLGSVFARQALQGLGTPADVLEDAVAYARVMLWILPMLLVFVLFTQLLRGVSDTVSPMLALLVSTSVGLLLTPALIRGWLGLPQMGIQSAAWAGLAGTTSAMLMLAWRLSRRQHALAPDRALFAAMRLDREILGKVLRIGLPTGLQMVVISLSELVILALVNRHGSEATAAYGAVTQIVNYVQFPALSIAITASILGAQAIGAGRLERLGPILRTGLAINLWLTGGLVLLGYLLSHWLLGLFITAPAARIQAEHLLHIMLWSLLVFGFQAIVGGIMRASGTVLVPVVISIFCIVAVQVPAAYLLDAHFGLQGVWMAFPVAYLSMLLLQTLYYKLVWQHQPIERLV